A window from Temnothorax longispinosus isolate EJ_2023e chromosome 1, Tlon_JGU_v1, whole genome shotgun sequence encodes these proteins:
- the LOC139815352 gene encoding uncharacterized protein isoform X2, with amino-acid sequence MIRKEDQYFTVNRILLLTIGLWPYQQSNFTTFQYIFISVILTAIIVFQLTTFLTLNCTSELLMNVLSSVSFFIIFMIKYNMFRFHIENVKDLLMQFQHVRNKLKDKNEIAIIKKYDYTAKRYTVSLITLAACTISLSIIFQFWTNMADVDSPTNVSRSYYFLFKMEYFIDQEKYFYLILLHINVAVCFGMVIMLGIGTMFIACIQHTCGMFRIASYRIEHAINIKTGQNITLENEILMTEGTICAVDIHRLNKHLMSVLEIMFFCLIVCCVACLSLNLFQITSFENDAKNFLMPFVCALACTIYMFLSNLMGQIVIDHNNHVFTTAYNVQWYKTPLHIQRMILFMLQIGIKEFCLNIGGVFDASIEGFATLVKASISYFTVIHSTR; translated from the exons ATGATCCGCAAAGAAGATCAGTATTTTACCGTAAATAGAATTCTACTGCTTACTATCGGTTTATGGCCCTATCAACAATCGAACTTCACtacatttcaatatatttttatttctgttatattGACAGCGATTATTGTATTTCAG CTGACAACGTTTTTGACATTAAATTGTACTTCGGAACTCCTCATGAATGTTTTGTCTTCcgtatctttctttattatttttatgataaagtATAACATGTTCCGTTTTCACATCGAAAAT GTGAAGGATTTATTGATGCAGTTTCAGCACGTACGTAACAAATTAAAGGATAAAAATGAAATCgctattataaagaaatacgACTACACTGCGAAACGTTATACGGTTTCACTTATAA CCCTTGCAGCTTGTACCATATCTcttagtattatatttcaattttggaCAAATATGGCTGATGTTGATTCACCGACGAACGTATCTCGATCATACTATTTTCTCTTTAAGATGGAGTACTTCATcgatcaagaaaaatatttttatttgattttgttGCACATCAATGTAGCTGTTTGCTTTGGGATGGTTATAATGTTAGGAATAGGTACAATGTTCATTGCGTGTATTCAGCATACCTGTGGAATGTTTAGAATTGCTAG TTATCGTATCGAGCatgcaataaatatcaaaactgGACAAAATATTACGCTGGAGAATGAGATTTTGATGACCGAGGGCACAATTTGTGCCGTCGACATTCACCG atTGAACAAGCACTTAATGTCAGTATTGGAGataatgtttttttgtttaatagtGTGTTGTGTGGCTTGCTTAAGCCTCAACTTGTTTCAA aTAACATCATTTGAAAATGACGCCAAGAACTTTTTAATGCCATTTGTATGTGCGTTAGCATGTACCATATACATGTTTTTATCCAATCTTATGGGGCAGATTGTAATTGACCACAATAATCACGTATTTACTACTGC ATACAACGTTCAATGGTACAAAACTCCTCTACATATACAGagaatgatattatttatgttacaaataggaataaaggaattttgtttaaatatcgGTGGAGTGTTTGATGCATCCATAGAGGGTTTCGCAACG TTAGTGAAGGCCTCGATATCTTATTTCACTGTCATACATTCTACACGATAA
- the LOC139815352 gene encoding uncharacterized protein isoform X3, which yields MIRKEDQYFTVNRILLLTIGLWPYQQSNFTTFQYIFISVILTAIIVFQLTTFLTLNCTSELLMNVLSSVSFFIIFMIKYNMFRFHIENFQHVRNKLKDKNEIAIIKKYDYTAKRYTVSLITLAACTISLSIIFQFWTNMADVDSPTNVSRSYYFLFKMEYFIDQEKYFYLILLHINVAVCFGMVIMLGIGTMFIACIQHTCGMFRIASYRIEHAINIKTGQNITLENEILMTEGTICAVDIHRQAIKLNKHLMSVLEIMFFCLIVCCVACLSLNLFQITSFENDAKNFLMPFVCALACTIYMFLSNLMGQIVIDHNNHVFTTAYNVQWYKTPLHIQRMILFMLQIGIKEFCLNIGGVFDASIEGFATLVKASISYFTVIHSTR from the exons ATGATCCGCAAAGAAGATCAGTATTTTACCGTAAATAGAATTCTACTGCTTACTATCGGTTTATGGCCCTATCAACAATCGAACTTCACtacatttcaatatatttttatttctgttatattGACAGCGATTATTGTATTTCAG CTGACAACGTTTTTGACATTAAATTGTACTTCGGAACTCCTCATGAATGTTTTGTCTTCcgtatctttctttattatttttatgataaagtATAACATGTTCCGTTTTCACATCGAAAAT TTTCAGCACGTACGTAACAAATTAAAGGATAAAAATGAAATCgctattataaagaaatacgACTACACTGCGAAACGTTATACGGTTTCACTTATAA CCCTTGCAGCTTGTACCATATCTcttagtattatatttcaattttggaCAAATATGGCTGATGTTGATTCACCGACGAACGTATCTCGATCATACTATTTTCTCTTTAAGATGGAGTACTTCATcgatcaagaaaaatatttttatttgattttgttGCACATCAATGTAGCTGTTTGCTTTGGGATGGTTATAATGTTAGGAATAGGTACAATGTTCATTGCGTGTATTCAGCATACCTGTGGAATGTTTAGAATTGCTAG TTATCGTATCGAGCatgcaataaatatcaaaactgGACAAAATATTACGCTGGAGAATGAGATTTTGATGACCGAGGGCACAATTTGTGCCGTCGACATTCACCGGCAAGCTATAAA atTGAACAAGCACTTAATGTCAGTATTGGAGataatgtttttttgtttaatagtGTGTTGTGTGGCTTGCTTAAGCCTCAACTTGTTTCAA aTAACATCATTTGAAAATGACGCCAAGAACTTTTTAATGCCATTTGTATGTGCGTTAGCATGTACCATATACATGTTTTTATCCAATCTTATGGGGCAGATTGTAATTGACCACAATAATCACGTATTTACTACTGC ATACAACGTTCAATGGTACAAAACTCCTCTACATATACAGagaatgatattatttatgttacaaataggaataaaggaattttgtttaaatatcgGTGGAGTGTTTGATGCATCCATAGAGGGTTTCGCAACG TTAGTGAAGGCCTCGATATCTTATTTCACTGTCATACATTCTACACGATAA
- the LOC139815352 gene encoding uncharacterized protein isoform X4, with amino-acid sequence MHLTTFLTLNCTSELLMNVLSSVSFFIIFMIKYNMFRFHIENVKDLLMQFQHVRNKLKDKNEIAIIKKYDYTAKRYTVSLITLAACTISLSIIFQFWTNMADVDSPTNVSRSYYFLFKMEYFIDQEKYFYLILLHINVAVCFGMVIMLGIGTMFIACIQHTCGMFRIASYRIEHAINIKTGQNITLENEILMTEGTICAVDIHRQAIKLNKHLMSVLEIMFFCLIVCCVACLSLNLFQITSFENDAKNFLMPFVCALACTIYMFLSNLMGQIVIDHNNHVFTTAYNVQWYKTPLHIQRMILFMLQIGIKEFCLNIGGVFDASIEGFATLVKASISYFTVIHSTR; translated from the exons ATGCAT CTGACAACGTTTTTGACATTAAATTGTACTTCGGAACTCCTCATGAATGTTTTGTCTTCcgtatctttctttattatttttatgataaagtATAACATGTTCCGTTTTCACATCGAAAAT GTGAAGGATTTATTGATGCAGTTTCAGCACGTACGTAACAAATTAAAGGATAAAAATGAAATCgctattataaagaaatacgACTACACTGCGAAACGTTATACGGTTTCACTTATAA CCCTTGCAGCTTGTACCATATCTcttagtattatatttcaattttggaCAAATATGGCTGATGTTGATTCACCGACGAACGTATCTCGATCATACTATTTTCTCTTTAAGATGGAGTACTTCATcgatcaagaaaaatatttttatttgattttgttGCACATCAATGTAGCTGTTTGCTTTGGGATGGTTATAATGTTAGGAATAGGTACAATGTTCATTGCGTGTATTCAGCATACCTGTGGAATGTTTAGAATTGCTAG TTATCGTATCGAGCatgcaataaatatcaaaactgGACAAAATATTACGCTGGAGAATGAGATTTTGATGACCGAGGGCACAATTTGTGCCGTCGACATTCACCGGCAAGCTATAAA atTGAACAAGCACTTAATGTCAGTATTGGAGataatgtttttttgtttaatagtGTGTTGTGTGGCTTGCTTAAGCCTCAACTTGTTTCAA aTAACATCATTTGAAAATGACGCCAAGAACTTTTTAATGCCATTTGTATGTGCGTTAGCATGTACCATATACATGTTTTTATCCAATCTTATGGGGCAGATTGTAATTGACCACAATAATCACGTATTTACTACTGC ATACAACGTTCAATGGTACAAAACTCCTCTACATATACAGagaatgatattatttatgttacaaataggaataaaggaattttgtttaaatatcgGTGGAGTGTTTGATGCATCCATAGAGGGTTTCGCAACG TTAGTGAAGGCCTCGATATCTTATTTCACTGTCATACATTCTACACGATAA
- the LOC139815352 gene encoding uncharacterized protein isoform X6: protein MHLTTFLTLNCTSELLMNVLSSVSFFIIFMIKYNMFRFHIENFQHVRNKLKDKNEIAIIKKYDYTAKRYTVSLITLAACTISLSIIFQFWTNMADVDSPTNVSRSYYFLFKMEYFIDQEKYFYLILLHINVAVCFGMVIMLGIGTMFIACIQHTCGMFRIASYRIEHAINIKTGQNITLENEILMTEGTICAVDIHRQAIKLNKHLMSVLEIMFFCLIVCCVACLSLNLFQITSFENDAKNFLMPFVCALACTIYMFLSNLMGQIVIDHNNHVFTTAYNVQWYKTPLHIQRMILFMLQIGIKEFCLNIGGVFDASIEGFATLVKASISYFTVIHSTR, encoded by the exons ATGCAT CTGACAACGTTTTTGACATTAAATTGTACTTCGGAACTCCTCATGAATGTTTTGTCTTCcgtatctttctttattatttttatgataaagtATAACATGTTCCGTTTTCACATCGAAAAT TTTCAGCACGTACGTAACAAATTAAAGGATAAAAATGAAATCgctattataaagaaatacgACTACACTGCGAAACGTTATACGGTTTCACTTATAA CCCTTGCAGCTTGTACCATATCTcttagtattatatttcaattttggaCAAATATGGCTGATGTTGATTCACCGACGAACGTATCTCGATCATACTATTTTCTCTTTAAGATGGAGTACTTCATcgatcaagaaaaatatttttatttgattttgttGCACATCAATGTAGCTGTTTGCTTTGGGATGGTTATAATGTTAGGAATAGGTACAATGTTCATTGCGTGTATTCAGCATACCTGTGGAATGTTTAGAATTGCTAG TTATCGTATCGAGCatgcaataaatatcaaaactgGACAAAATATTACGCTGGAGAATGAGATTTTGATGACCGAGGGCACAATTTGTGCCGTCGACATTCACCGGCAAGCTATAAA atTGAACAAGCACTTAATGTCAGTATTGGAGataatgtttttttgtttaatagtGTGTTGTGTGGCTTGCTTAAGCCTCAACTTGTTTCAA aTAACATCATTTGAAAATGACGCCAAGAACTTTTTAATGCCATTTGTATGTGCGTTAGCATGTACCATATACATGTTTTTATCCAATCTTATGGGGCAGATTGTAATTGACCACAATAATCACGTATTTACTACTGC ATACAACGTTCAATGGTACAAAACTCCTCTACATATACAGagaatgatattatttatgttacaaataggaataaaggaattttgtttaaatatcgGTGGAGTGTTTGATGCATCCATAGAGGGTTTCGCAACG TTAGTGAAGGCCTCGATATCTTATTTCACTGTCATACATTCTACACGATAA
- the LOC139815352 gene encoding uncharacterized protein isoform X1, giving the protein MIRKEDQYFTVNRILLLTIGLWPYQQSNFTTFQYIFISVILTAIIVFQLTTFLTLNCTSELLMNVLSSVSFFIIFMIKYNMFRFHIENVKDLLMQFQHVRNKLKDKNEIAIIKKYDYTAKRYTVSLITLAACTISLSIIFQFWTNMADVDSPTNVSRSYYFLFKMEYFIDQEKYFYLILLHINVAVCFGMVIMLGIGTMFIACIQHTCGMFRIASYRIEHAINIKTGQNITLENEILMTEGTICAVDIHRQAIKLNKHLMSVLEIMFFCLIVCCVACLSLNLFQITSFENDAKNFLMPFVCALACTIYMFLSNLMGQIVIDHNNHVFTTAYNVQWYKTPLHIQRMILFMLQIGIKEFCLNIGGVFDASIEGFATLVKASISYFTVIHSTR; this is encoded by the exons ATGATCCGCAAAGAAGATCAGTATTTTACCGTAAATAGAATTCTACTGCTTACTATCGGTTTATGGCCCTATCAACAATCGAACTTCACtacatttcaatatatttttatttctgttatattGACAGCGATTATTGTATTTCAG CTGACAACGTTTTTGACATTAAATTGTACTTCGGAACTCCTCATGAATGTTTTGTCTTCcgtatctttctttattatttttatgataaagtATAACATGTTCCGTTTTCACATCGAAAAT GTGAAGGATTTATTGATGCAGTTTCAGCACGTACGTAACAAATTAAAGGATAAAAATGAAATCgctattataaagaaatacgACTACACTGCGAAACGTTATACGGTTTCACTTATAA CCCTTGCAGCTTGTACCATATCTcttagtattatatttcaattttggaCAAATATGGCTGATGTTGATTCACCGACGAACGTATCTCGATCATACTATTTTCTCTTTAAGATGGAGTACTTCATcgatcaagaaaaatatttttatttgattttgttGCACATCAATGTAGCTGTTTGCTTTGGGATGGTTATAATGTTAGGAATAGGTACAATGTTCATTGCGTGTATTCAGCATACCTGTGGAATGTTTAGAATTGCTAG TTATCGTATCGAGCatgcaataaatatcaaaactgGACAAAATATTACGCTGGAGAATGAGATTTTGATGACCGAGGGCACAATTTGTGCCGTCGACATTCACCGGCAAGCTATAAA atTGAACAAGCACTTAATGTCAGTATTGGAGataatgtttttttgtttaatagtGTGTTGTGTGGCTTGCTTAAGCCTCAACTTGTTTCAA aTAACATCATTTGAAAATGACGCCAAGAACTTTTTAATGCCATTTGTATGTGCGTTAGCATGTACCATATACATGTTTTTATCCAATCTTATGGGGCAGATTGTAATTGACCACAATAATCACGTATTTACTACTGC ATACAACGTTCAATGGTACAAAACTCCTCTACATATACAGagaatgatattatttatgttacaaataggaataaaggaattttgtttaaatatcgGTGGAGTGTTTGATGCATCCATAGAGGGTTTCGCAACG TTAGTGAAGGCCTCGATATCTTATTTCACTGTCATACATTCTACACGATAA
- the LOC139815352 gene encoding uncharacterized protein isoform X5 — protein sequence MIRKEDQYFTVNRILLLTIGLWPYQQSNFTTFQYIFISVILTAIIVFQFQHVRNKLKDKNEIAIIKKYDYTAKRYTVSLITLAACTISLSIIFQFWTNMADVDSPTNVSRSYYFLFKMEYFIDQEKYFYLILLHINVAVCFGMVIMLGIGTMFIACIQHTCGMFRIASYRIEHAINIKTGQNITLENEILMTEGTICAVDIHRQAIKLNKHLMSVLEIMFFCLIVCCVACLSLNLFQITSFENDAKNFLMPFVCALACTIYMFLSNLMGQIVIDHNNHVFTTAYNVQWYKTPLHIQRMILFMLQIGIKEFCLNIGGVFDASIEGFATLVKASISYFTVIHSTR from the exons ATGATCCGCAAAGAAGATCAGTATTTTACCGTAAATAGAATTCTACTGCTTACTATCGGTTTATGGCCCTATCAACAATCGAACTTCACtacatttcaatatatttttatttctgttatattGACAGCGATTATTGTATTTCAG TTTCAGCACGTACGTAACAAATTAAAGGATAAAAATGAAATCgctattataaagaaatacgACTACACTGCGAAACGTTATACGGTTTCACTTATAA CCCTTGCAGCTTGTACCATATCTcttagtattatatttcaattttggaCAAATATGGCTGATGTTGATTCACCGACGAACGTATCTCGATCATACTATTTTCTCTTTAAGATGGAGTACTTCATcgatcaagaaaaatatttttatttgattttgttGCACATCAATGTAGCTGTTTGCTTTGGGATGGTTATAATGTTAGGAATAGGTACAATGTTCATTGCGTGTATTCAGCATACCTGTGGAATGTTTAGAATTGCTAG TTATCGTATCGAGCatgcaataaatatcaaaactgGACAAAATATTACGCTGGAGAATGAGATTTTGATGACCGAGGGCACAATTTGTGCCGTCGACATTCACCGGCAAGCTATAAA atTGAACAAGCACTTAATGTCAGTATTGGAGataatgtttttttgtttaatagtGTGTTGTGTGGCTTGCTTAAGCCTCAACTTGTTTCAA aTAACATCATTTGAAAATGACGCCAAGAACTTTTTAATGCCATTTGTATGTGCGTTAGCATGTACCATATACATGTTTTTATCCAATCTTATGGGGCAGATTGTAATTGACCACAATAATCACGTATTTACTACTGC ATACAACGTTCAATGGTACAAAACTCCTCTACATATACAGagaatgatattatttatgttacaaataggaataaaggaattttgtttaaatatcgGTGGAGTGTTTGATGCATCCATAGAGGGTTTCGCAACG TTAGTGAAGGCCTCGATATCTTATTTCACTGTCATACATTCTACACGATAA
- the LOC139815072 gene encoding uncharacterized protein isoform X2, with amino-acid sequence MIRKEDQYFSVNRILLLTIGLWPYQQSNFTRFQHIFISAIFTTFITFQLTAFLTLRCTSELFMKVLSYLCHFTSPVIKYNVFYFNIEGVKDLLIQLQHIHNKLKNKNEIAIMKKYDCTAKHYAVALTILGVCGMFALVIVQFSLNMADVDLSTNDSRSYQFLFTMEYFIDPEKYFYFILLHINAAMCIAVIVEIAVGSMMIAYIHHICGMFRIASYRIENAININILQTITLKNKILMIESIICAVDIHRQAMKLNRHFVSTLEIMLFCLIICCVITLSLNLFQIASFVGNMEKVLMPFLCSLVAILHMFLSNLMGQIVIDYNNHIFTTAYNVQWYKTPLHIQRMILFLLQRETKEFKINFGRLFDGSMMSFATLLKASLSYFTVIHSTRS; translated from the exons ATGATCCGCAAAGAAGATCAGTATTTTAGCGTAAATAGAATTCTGCTGCTCACTATCGGCTTATGGCCCTACCAACAATCCAACTTCACCAGATttcaacatatttttatctctgctATATTCACAACGTTTATTACATTTCAG TTGACAGCATTTTTAACACTAAGATGTACTTCGGAACTCTTTATGAAGGTTTTGTCTTACTTGTGTCACTTCACTAGtcctgtaataaaatataacgttttctattttaacatCGAAGGT GTGAAGGATTTATTAATACAGCTTCAGCACATTCATAACaagctaaaaaataaaaatgaaatcgctatcatgaaaaaatatgaCTGCACTGCAAAACATTATGCGGTTGCACTTACAA TACTTGGAGTTTGCGGCATGTTTGCTCTCGTTATAGTGCAATTTTCGTTAAATATGGCTGATGTTGATCTATCGACGAATGACTCTCGATCATATCAATTTCTGTTTACGATGGAGTATTTCATCGATCcagaaaagtatttttattttattctgttgCATATCAACGCAGCTATGTGCATTGCAGTGATTGTAGAAATAGCCGTTGGTTCAATGATGATTGCATATATTCATCATATCTGTGGAATGTTTAGAATTGCTAG tTATCGTATCGAgaatgcaataaatatcaaCATTCTACAAACTATTacactgaaaaataaaattttgatgattGAGAGCATAATTTGTGCCGTCGACATTCACCGGCAAGCTATGAA ATTGAACAGGCACTTTGTATCAACATTAGAGATAATgctattttgtttaataatatgttgTGTGATTACTTTGAGCCTAAACTTGTTTCAA atagCATCATTTGTAGGTAATATGGAGAAAGTTTTAATGCCATTTTTATGTTCGTTAGTAGCGATCTTACATATGTTTTTATCTAATCTAATGGGACAAATTGTAATTGACTACAATAATCACATATTCACTACTgc gTACAATGTTCAGTGGTATAAAACTCCTTTACATATACAGAGAATGATATTATTCTTGTTGCAAAGAGAAACTaaggaatttaaaataaattttggtaGACTATTTGATGGATCAATGATGAGTTTCGCTAcg CTACTAAAGGCCTCATTATCTTATTTCACTGTTATACATTCTACACGGTCATGA
- the LOC139815072 gene encoding uncharacterized protein isoform X1 has protein sequence MIRKEDQYFSVNRILLLTIGLWPYQQSNFTRFQHIFISAIFTTFITFQLTAFLTLRCTSELFMKVLSYLCHFTSPVIKYNVFYFNIEGLLELQVKDLLIQLQHIHNKLKNKNEIAIMKKYDCTAKHYAVALTILGVCGMFALVIVQFSLNMADVDLSTNDSRSYQFLFTMEYFIDPEKYFYFILLHINAAMCIAVIVEIAVGSMMIAYIHHICGMFRIASYRIENAININILQTITLKNKILMIESIICAVDIHRQAMKLNRHFVSTLEIMLFCLIICCVITLSLNLFQIASFVGNMEKVLMPFLCSLVAILHMFLSNLMGQIVIDYNNHIFTTAYNVQWYKTPLHIQRMILFLLQRETKEFKINFGRLFDGSMMSFATLLKASLSYFTVIHSTRS, from the exons ATGATCCGCAAAGAAGATCAGTATTTTAGCGTAAATAGAATTCTGCTGCTCACTATCGGCTTATGGCCCTACCAACAATCCAACTTCACCAGATttcaacatatttttatctctgctATATTCACAACGTTTATTACATTTCAG TTGACAGCATTTTTAACACTAAGATGTACTTCGGAACTCTTTATGAAGGTTTTGTCTTACTTGTGTCACTTCACTAGtcctgtaataaaatataacgttttctattttaacatCGAAGGT TTGTTGGAATTACAGGTGAAGGATTTATTAATACAGCTTCAGCACATTCATAACaagctaaaaaataaaaatgaaatcgctatcatgaaaaaatatgaCTGCACTGCAAAACATTATGCGGTTGCACTTACAA TACTTGGAGTTTGCGGCATGTTTGCTCTCGTTATAGTGCAATTTTCGTTAAATATGGCTGATGTTGATCTATCGACGAATGACTCTCGATCATATCAATTTCTGTTTACGATGGAGTATTTCATCGATCcagaaaagtatttttattttattctgttgCATATCAACGCAGCTATGTGCATTGCAGTGATTGTAGAAATAGCCGTTGGTTCAATGATGATTGCATATATTCATCATATCTGTGGAATGTTTAGAATTGCTAG tTATCGTATCGAgaatgcaataaatatcaaCATTCTACAAACTATTacactgaaaaataaaattttgatgattGAGAGCATAATTTGTGCCGTCGACATTCACCGGCAAGCTATGAA ATTGAACAGGCACTTTGTATCAACATTAGAGATAATgctattttgtttaataatatgttgTGTGATTACTTTGAGCCTAAACTTGTTTCAA atagCATCATTTGTAGGTAATATGGAGAAAGTTTTAATGCCATTTTTATGTTCGTTAGTAGCGATCTTACATATGTTTTTATCTAATCTAATGGGACAAATTGTAATTGACTACAATAATCACATATTCACTACTgc gTACAATGTTCAGTGGTATAAAACTCCTTTACATATACAGAGAATGATATTATTCTTGTTGCAAAGAGAAACTaaggaatttaaaataaattttggtaGACTATTTGATGGATCAATGATGAGTTTCGCTAcg CTACTAAAGGCCTCATTATCTTATTTCACTGTTATACATTCTACACGGTCATGA